A single region of the Globicephala melas chromosome 12, mGloMel1.2, whole genome shotgun sequence genome encodes:
- the SOWAHC gene encoding ankyrin repeat domain-containing protein SOWAHC gives MEGPVECGARDQAELEQPVGGALGGTPEQRASGRLREPGHSAAYPADPSDPADEAPSAPPGRRPRGGPAEEGARPEVPGDAPRPGRPAPREAAGSSPQLRRGPGGADGAAAEEEGAGALTLDPLEHAWMLSAADGRWDSLEGLLACEPGLLAKRDFITGFTCLHWAAKHGRQELLALLVRFAGQHRLPVNINARTSGGYTALHLAAMHGHVEVVKLLVGAYDADVDVRDYSGKKPSQYLSPSTAEEIRTLVGALDEDEAESTAGSGGGRWRLSRVLPSTLISGRLSHALEDGGDHHHHHHHLAEGLAAGKAKEPGRKASGSSSGRMKPRLNKIRFRTQIIHTTPSFRDPEQPLEEGEDEEEDRSFKGHSSSFKLRPKSNVFG, from the coding sequence ATGGAGGGTCCAGTGGAGTGCGGGGCCCGGGACCAGGCCGAGCTGGAGCAGCCCGTCGGCGGCGCCCTGGGCGGGACGCCCGAGCAGCGCGCCAGCGGCCGCCTCAGGGAGCCGGGGCACTCGGCGGCATACCCCGCCGACCCCTCCGACCCCGCGGACGAAGCCCCGAGCGCGCCCCCGGGGAGGCGGCCCCGCGGCGGCCCCGCGGAAGAGGGCGCGCGGCCCGAGGTGCCTGGCGATGCGCCGCGGCCCGGCCGCCCCGCGCCCCGGGAGGCGGCGGGCAGCTCCCCGCAGCTGCGGCGCGGCCCCGGGGGCGCGGACGGCGCGGCGGCAGAGGAGGAGGGCGCGGGCGCGCTGACGCTGGACCCGCTGGAGCACGCGTGGATGCTGTCGGCCGCCGACGGCCGCTGGGACAGCCTAGAGGGGCTGCTGGCCTGCGAGCCCGGCCTGCTGGCCAAGCGCGACTTCATCACCGGCTTCACCTGCCTGCACTGGGCGGCCAAGCACGGCCGGCAGGAGCTGCTGGCCCTGCTGGTGCGCTTCGCGGGCCAGCACCGGCTGCCGGTGAACATCAACGCGCGCACAAGCGGCGGCTACACCGCACTGCACCTGGCGGCCATGCACGGGCACGTGGAGGTGGTGAAGCTGCTGGTCGGGGCCTACGACGCGGACGTGGACGTGCGCGACTACAGCGGCAAGAAGCCTTCGCAGTACCTGAGCCCGAGCACCGCCGAGGAGATCCGGACCCTGGTGGGCGCCCTGGACGAGGACGAAGCCGAGAGCACGGCGGGCAGCGGGGGAGGGCGCTGGAGGCTCTCGAGGGTGCTGCCCTCGACCCTCATCTCCGGCAGACTGTCGCACGCTCTGGAGGACGGCGgggaccaccaccaccatcaccatcacctggCCGAGGGATTGGCTGCGGGCAAAGCGAAGGAGCCGGGTCGCAAAGCCTCGGGCAGCTCTAGTGGGCGGATGAAACCCAGACTCAACAAAATCCGCTTCCGAACCCAGATCATCCACACCACACCCTCTTTCAGAGACCCGGAGCAGcccctggaggagggggaggacgAAGAGGAAGACCGGTCTTTTAAAGGCCACTCATCCTCATTCAAACTGAGACCCAAGTCCAATGTATTCGGGTAA